GCTCATGGTAACCAGTTTCTTATATTCCATTTCAGCCCTGGTTTTATCGACTTCCTTGAGAGAGATGATGGTTTTGACAAGCTGGTGCAGTTTTTCATGATCAAATTCCAGTTTTTTCATTTCCTCAAAATGGCCATAGGCCGCGATCCCTTCCGCATAAAGCCATCTTCCCAGCATACAGTCCTTGTGTGAAACAGCTTCTTTGACGCTCAGGGTTTCCCGTCCATCGAGATAATTCCGCAACCGTGTTTTCCATGCCATGTGCTGGGAGCGAGCCAGTGAGAAATCCATATTTTTTACCGGCAATAAGGTCTGATTGGTTGTTGCCTCCAACCTGAAAAATGCCACAAGTTGCCGGAGATCATTGCTTGTATGGCGGATATCCCTTGCGTTCTGCACGGACTGACTGGAATTTTCCGCCAGCAGATTGATCACTTCTTCCAGTCCGTGGATGGTGCTGTTGAGTTTGTTGACACCTCCGGAAAGTTCTGAGGAGGATTTCGCGATTTCCCTGACCCCCATTGTGGCTTCAACGGTAGCATTGCTGACTTCGCTGGCACTTTGGGCGGCATCGTTGATCGACCGTGTGATTTCATTCAGGCGCATGGAAGCTTCATTGGTATTTGACACCATCTGTTCACCTGATTTGCCAATGTCCGTCAGAAACCGGCTGATTCTGGCAGCATCCTGTTTTTGGGTTTCTATCAGAGAATTAATCGCGTCATTGCTTTCCGCTACATCCTGAATAATAGTTTCCACTTTTTGTGTCTGTGACAGGACACTCTGACTGAGTTGCTGAACCTGTGTGATTTCCTGATTGATCTCGCTGGTCGCTTCCGCGGTCTGCTGGGACAAAGCCTTGACTTCACTGGCGACTACCGCAAAACCTTTGCCCGCCTCGCCGGCGCTTGCGGCCTCAATGGTGGCATTGAGCGCCAGCATGCTGGTCTGGGACGCAATATCATCAATCAGTTTGACCACCCTCGAAATCCGTTGAGCTTTTTCCTGAAGTTGCTGGACCGATGTCAGGTTGTCCCGGGACCGTCTGGTTGCTTCAGCAGAATTTTGCTTGGCCTGCTGCGTTTGTTCCGCAAATTGTTCCAGGGATTCCAGCATTTTTACGGCATTGGAACTGACGGCGTTTAATTCGTTGGTGGTCTGCGTTACATTCTGGTTCACAGCGTTCATGTTCCCGGAAATATCACGACTGGACGAGGCGACTTTCCCGATCTGTGTGCTCAGGCTTGAAATCATGTTGGAAATCTGTGACAAACTGGCTGAGGCCTCTTCGGTTGCGGCTGCCACTGTTCCTATGTTGTTTGTCATTTTATGGGAAAATTCAACCATCGACTGGGCTTCAGCCTTCATTTCATCAGGACTGCTTGCCATCTGGTTCACACCTGCTTCAATTGATCCCGCTGAGGCTTCAATCGATTGGGTTGCGCTTATAATGCCACCGATGATTTTCCGCACATTGCCGACCATTTGTTTCAACGATTGCAACATCAGGCCGATTTCATTTTTTTCATGGACTTCCAACTGGAGCGCTAAATTGCCTGAAGCCACTTCATTTCCGGTGAAAATGGTCATTTCAAAGCCTTTTTTTAGATCAATCAACATGAAGCACACAATCAGTATGGAACTTCCAATAATCGAAATAGCCAGCAGACTCATGGTCCAGACATCCGTAAGGGCCTCACTTAAAGCGATCTC
The sequence above is a segment of the SAR324 cluster bacterium genome. Coding sequences within it:
- a CDS encoding nitrate- and nitrite sensing domain-containing protein, which codes for MLKEIKITHKLIVTLGFLILVCAGFALLDISHSVSAINLNRKLKSLSELIVQSSSLVHELQKERGMSAGFLGSQGNKFRDSLPEQRRDTDQEIMNLEALIKETESGILSKESENLLHDATGDLEQLMSIRTRIDGLSIPVAEELKYYTSIIENLLSGVTEISKLGLSGELTLQINAYSQLMRTKEKAGIERATLSNTFGQGRFGPGLYEKFVGLVSSQDVYLNNFQDNASETTLAQYNRLMNGAMITDTMRLRKIAMDAGPQGQFTEDAENWFRVSTGRIDLLHEIEDFMAGEILQKLEIALSEALTDVWTMSLLAISIIGSSILIVCFMLIDLKKGFEMTIFTGNEVASGNLALQLEVHEKNEIGLMLQSLKQMVGNVRKIIGGIISATQSIEASAGSIEAGVNQMASSPDEMKAEAQSMVEFSHKMTNNIGTVAAATEEASASLSQISNMISSLSTQIGKVASSSRDISGNMNAVNQNVTQTTNELNAVSSNAVKMLESLEQFAEQTQQAKQNSAEATRRSRDNLTSVQQLQEKAQRISRVVKLIDDIASQTSMLALNATIEAASAGEAGKGFAVVASEVKALSQQTAEATSEINQEITQVQQLSQSVLSQTQKVETIIQDVAESNDAINSLIETQKQDAARISRFLTDIGKSGEQMVSNTNEASMRLNEITRSINDAAQSASEVSNATVEATMGVREIAKSSSELSGGVNKLNSTIHGLEEVINLLAENSSQSVQNARDIRHTSNDLRQLVAFFRLEATTNQTLLPVKNMDFSLARSQHMAWKTRLRNYLDGRETLSVKEAVSHKDCMLGRWLYAEGIAAYGHFEEMKKLEFDHEKLHQLVKTIISLKEVDKTRAEMEYKKLVTMSNVIVSLLDTIEQKT